CTTTCTTAAGTAAGGCTTGATGTAACTGTTCAGCTCATTCCTATCTCCAGAATTAGCAAACAAACCCAATACCTTTGCTTTGCTCAGCTCTCTACAGAGCCTTCCATTTTAGAATCACAGTTGTTATGGCAAAGCTTACCGTAGGGGAACTAGAACTATacattttttgaagcagggtcttgtCTTGTAGCTTAGGATGTATGGGATTAGAGACCCTCTTATTTCAGCCCCGAGTGTGAAGATTATAGGCTTATACTCTATCACACCTAGGTGAAGACTATAGGCTTATACTCTATCACACCTAGCACAAGACTATAGGCTTATACTCTATCACACCTAGTGTGAAGACTATAGGCTTATACTCTATCACACCTAGTGTGAAGACTATAGGCTTATACTCTATCACACCTAGTGTGAAGATTATAGTGTGAAGACTATAGGCTTATACTCTATCACACCTAGTGTGAAGATTATAGTGTGAAGACTATAGGCTTATTCTCTATCACACCTAGTGTGAAGATTATAGTGTGAAGACTATAGGCTTACACTCTATCACACCTAGTGTGAAGATTATAGTGTGAAGACTATAGGCTTATTCTCTATCACACCTAGTGTGAAGATTATAGTGTGAAGATTACAGGCTTACACTCTATCACACCTAGTGTGAAGATTATAGTGTGAAGACTATAGGCTTATTCTCTATCACACCTAGTGTGAAGATTATAGTGTGAAGATTACAGGCTTACACTCTATCACACCTAGTGTGAAGATTATAGTGTGAAGACTATAGGCTTATTCTCTATCACACCTAGTGTGAAGATTATAGTGTGAAGATTACAGGCTTACACTCTATCACACCTAGTGTGAAGATTATAGTGTGAAGACTATAGGCTTATTCTCTATCACACCTAGTGTGAAGATTATAGTGTGAAGACTATAGGCTTACACTCTATCACACCTAGTGTGAAGACTATAGGCTTACACTCTATCACACCTAGTGTGAAGACTATAGGCTTACACTCTATCACACCTAGTGTGAAGACTATAGGCTTACACTCTATCACACCTAGCACAAGACTTTCTTTTTACAAAATGATAATACTCAGGGAGAGTCAGTTATGTTAGATAATCTATCCAGACTTAGTTTTTAGAAACAAGGACTGACTCACTATGTcgccctggctagtctggaatcTGCCATGTacatcaagctggcctcaaactcacagagatctgcctgcctctgctgggattgaaAGCGTATACCACAACATCCAGcttctgtgtttaaaattaaacaatgatttttaatttcttttatatctcCCTTAAAGAACTAGAACCATCCTTACCTTATAAAAAGATTCAAACAGAATAAAATTGCTCTCTAGTGTATTTTCAGAACTATCAATTCGGAGAATACCAGAgcttttctttttggtattttcaatcctggctgtcctggaacttgtttgatagaccaggctggcctcgaactcacagagatccacctgcctctgcctcccaagtgctgggataaaagggtgcaccatcaccgcccggcaccagagcttttcttcctttcaggtAAGCCTTGGGCCCATGTGGCAGTTTACAGGATTCACTGAAGAGCAGCTCGTTAGTACCAGGAGGGGAGAAGTCCTACCTGAATGGGTTCTCATATGCCTTTTCAGCTTGTATGTGTCCCTGCTGGCATAACTGCACAAACTGCACTGGAACGGACGCTCTCCAGTATGAGAGCGAATGTGTCGTTTTAATTTGCTGACCTGAAACATGAAAGCAACCGAACCTCTTACACTTCTGTTAACAAGGACTGTAATTTGAACTCTATGGGTTAGGTACAAAAACTTTGTTTTGGGGCATTAAagttagaaaaagtaaaaaagataaATGTTTCTTCATTGTAGCCTTTGCTGTATCTCAGCAGTACTTCAATCCAACTAGAGTGGGATAAACGGGTAGAACACAGACCAGGCAAACTGTCTTCAGCCATAACTGAGTGGGTGATAAGatacacaatggtgtactacagtctctacttttgtttcttccctgtggtggtggtggtggtggtggtcctgACGCCTGAACCCAGGGATACAAATGAGGCACGTGCTCTCTACCACCGAGCCACATCTCCGGCCCTTCCTTTACTTCTATGTTTCCAAATTTTCACAACACTCTAGTAAGTAATCCATGACTATTTTCGTACTAATTTCTTACAAAAGTCAACTCCAAACTCATGTTTTAATTCCCATCCTCTTCCCTCTCGTTAGTATCTCCTAGACAGGCTGAGATCTGAGAGTCTCTGTCTTCCTTGCCACTGGCCATGCTGTCTGTCTCTTGGTAACTACCCCACCCCAAGCTATGAGTTTCAAATCTGACTCTATAAAGTACTTCAAAGATTCATAATTAATGTCTGCctgattttttgaaaaaaaaaattctgattttaagAGAAAATCCACCATACCCATAAAAATCACACACTAAATTTTCACATTTGCTCAAGGGTCAAGTAACTATCTCAGCAGCACTGCTCaatctcctccttcccttctcactgcCACATCCAAGGCTCCCTACAAGCTAGGTGATGACGCTCACCTTAGCACACCCACCCTAGACTGTCTGATTACCACATACGCTCACAATTCAATAGCACAGATCCCTcattaaatttcaaatttttcttgtCATTCACATTTATTCTGCGGGGAAAAAAAATTGGAATCAAATTGTAATCATCATTTATTCATGCCCTTTGGAAAAACTTGTAACGTTTTCTGTCTAAAGATACCACAAAAGTGGTTTTTACTGTTACTTAGTTTAAGTCATTTCACCACTACTAGAGTTAGAAGCATAAAGATTTTATAGCTCCTATTAGAATAGGCTAGGCTATCTATTCCtaattgaaaagaaataaaaaaaaatgctcaggGGTCTAAAACTATTATTGagtatcctctttttttttttttggtttttcgagacagggtttctctgtggttttggagcctgtcctggaactagctcttgtacaccaggctggtctcgaactcacagagatccgcctgcctctgcctcccgagtgctgggattaaaggcgtgcgccaccaccgcccggccctcttttttttttttttaaacagaactgGACTGAACACAGAGCCtaatactctaccactgaactacacccatACCAAGTCCCCCAAATGAAGAACTGACAAATCAGCAAGTGCAAATTTGATATTGATCTCATGCGATGGGTCTCAGTAAAAATATAGGTACACACTAAGTAACCACATAACACTACCTTCAGGTTGTGTGCATAATCTGATGCTTAAACTTGAGTCTCTTTGCCAAGATGTCAGAACATTTatgtaaatattctaaaattcaaaaaaagGGGGTGGTGGCTAGAGATGGCTCGATGGTTAAGGGTGTGTACCACTCTTCCAAGGGTTCACATCAGGTTCACAGCAACTCACAACCAACCCTTGCAACTCTAGCTACAAGGGATCCAAACTTCTGGCCacagcaggcacctgcactcctgtTTACCCAATCACTACACAtatagttaaaaaacaaacaaacaaatcttaccCCTTgcataaacacaaaagaacaaaacctgGAAGAAATTCTTGAAGTCCCTTTAGTGTCAAGCATCACTAATAAGGGATACACAGCTTGTACACTAGTGCAAGATGTTCAGAGACTGGAGATAGAGCTCTCTGTCGAGTTCTTGCCTAAGGCACTGGGTTCAATCACTGTTTCGTtcacaatttttttatttctgcccACTTCTTTTATATCTGGTCTCTCTCCAATGAATTCTTCCTATTCTAAGTAAGGTCTTCAGTTAATAATAATTctcaaaggttttaaaaaaaaatctgtaagaaaTGTTGGTTAGGGGGATTAGCAAGATGAACCAGTGGGTAAATGTTCTTGCTGATAACTTGAGTTTTACCTTCAAGATCCACATGGTTAAAGAAAAAAGTGATTCCGGCAGTTTTCCTTTCACCTTCACACTCATTGAGTGGCAGGAATACCACCCTATCCCCCACCACCAAAtacaaaaataggaaagaaaacaaacaaaaaatccaaacagctGGGTGTGGAGGAACAGGCCTATAATCCGaacacctgggaggcaggagcaaacaggtttctcttaagttccaggccagcctggtctacataagtagtcagaccttgtctcaaataattttttaaaaaagaaataaataattttatcttccttcttttaTAATATACTTATCTTCTTTAATTAGTTGTAATTCTTAATATGACAACAAAACATTCAGATCCTACGGTTTGGGAGTAGTTgtggggtgttttttgttttgttttgtttttttaaaatttaagacagggtctcactctatagcctaggctggttTAAAACTTGCAGCAATtcacctgcctcagcatcctgagtgctgggattagaggcatgaagGATCACTTCAGTGATCCAGAGTTAGTTAACATACATTTACTCTGGCTTTTCCCTAGTATTAGGACTTCAGTGATGAGAATTGAATTTTATTGTCTATTTTGCAGCTACCTATAAAGTAATACATACTGTTGAACTAGTCTTGTTTTGGACATACTTAACAACCACTTATTTTTCAATATAATATTAGATTTGTTTGGTTGCTTACTAATTTTATGCAACCCTGGTCCCACTTTGGTAGTATCCTTATCCAATTTGGTAATAAGGTAGACTCAAATACTGAAGTCAATAACCATTCCTACCGTCCTTTTTTCCTCTAAGTGATGGGAAACAAATTCAGAGCCTCATGAATGCTGCCGCTTGCCAAGCATGTACCACTGATTCATAGCACCAACCCCAAACCTTCCAATATTGCAattattaagacagggtcttaactGTATTCCAGTAGGCTTTAAACTCAATACCCACAAACAAAGAGATACACACCAGAccagattttccattttaaaacaacatgGGTACAGTTATTTCTTCAATGTATAAGAGCATTTTCTTGTATTAAtatatgggttttttgtttgtttgtttgtttttttgagacagggtctctctctatagcccAGGATGTCCTAgtactatgtacaccaggctggtcttgaactcacagaatctacctacctctgactcccaagtgctcggattaaaggtgtacactagcATACCTAACCCTGAAATTggcattctcacacacacacacaaaccctaagAAATCTCCCAAAAAATAACTCGACACTCACTTCTACACTGGCATAATCACACATGGAACACTTAAATGGTTTCTCATGGGTGTGTTTATAACGACGATGCCGCACCAATTCTCCACTGGTCACAAAGGCCATGTCGCAGTCTGGGCACTTGTGAGGACGAGTACCTAAAGGAAAGAGGGGATAACAGGAAGAATTAAGGGTCCAGTAAATTACAGGTTTCAATGTATGACTCAAAGCTCTTACAAAAGCTGAAAGTGGCTCTACAAGCTACAGGAAGGTTTGAATGAATTTTCAGCACTAGTCCCTAAGATGTGAAAACACACGCCAAACTTCAGTTTCTGCTAATTATTTGAATCTAGTGtctttgaataaaaatattcttcttaGCAAGGTAGTGCTGGTGCACATTTTCagtcccagggcttgggaggcagaggccaatggacctctgagtttgagggcagcctggtctatacagtgagttacaggacagccagggctacagagaaaattcccatcttgaaaaatcaaaatttaaaaaaaaaaaaaaaagaacgtaaTTAGGAAAATTCACAATGTCAAGTAGTAGATAGATCAGACACTTgtagaaattttgtttttttctttctctcttttaaagataGAGtctcaatatataaatatataacccaggcaagccttgaactcttaatcctaCTACATTAGCCTCCCAAATGCTCAGGTTTACAATCACAAGACACCATCCCTAACTACAAAAATGCTTTTCTAAAAGGACCAAGTATGAAAAGGGAAGTATCACTGGAAAATGACAGTAACTAAGAAATTAAAAGgagccatgcctttaatcccagcactcgggaggcagaggatctctgtgagttcaaggccagccaggtctacaagagctagttccaggatagccagggctgttacagagaaaccttgtctcgaaaaacaaaaacaaaagagaaaaaggaatgcTTATGTACTCATTAAATTTGCTTCTTCAGTACCACTGAGCTAGAAGAGAGTATAAAAATTCTTTCTATGAAGTATATATAATCTGGTGGTACAGAAAATACGTTACCAATGGAAGAAAAGCAGCATTTACATCAAAACAATAACTTTTGATTTGTACCTAGTGtactgagggaagaaaagagctCTATCTTTGGTAGAAACCAGCACGACAACTATCAATGTAGCAGATACTGCTGTGGAACAGGGATGTCCATCCAATTGTACTACATGACTACCTATGTCCTTCTACTCAAGGGCCAGGTTTACCAATTAATTTCTCATTTGCTACAACTTTATAGGCAAGAGCATCCCCTAGAAGCTAACTACCatacatatgcctttaatcccaatactagagGCAGATactggtgaatctctgtgagttcaaagccagcctgctctacaaagtgaattccgggacagccagggctgtgtagagaaaccctgcctaaaacAACCCAAAGAATGTCCCCTAGAATGCAATACAAgcgtatttttaaaataaaaagcttatCCTTCACCATGAAGTGGCACTctagtggtgtgggaagtccttctatgtgttgcttttattggttaatgaacaaagttTTTTCGTCCAGTGGCTCAGCAgaatagttaggcaggaaaactaaactgaatgctgggagaaagaaggcggagttagtgagaagccatggagccgccagagaagaaagaagcaagCCACTAGCTGGAACCTTgacagtaggccacaagcctcgtggtaaaatatataagagctagctagcaatacacttatgtgattggtcaaacagtattgcaaataatatagtttctgtgtttattgtgggactgggcgggacagaaacctccaccAACATTCTAGCATGTACACATTTGACTCTTGCAGGCTTGCTTAACTAGGTAAGTAAGTTTTAACAAATCAGTTCTGGATAACCACAGAATGAACTTTTCAAGGCTGATGTACAGTACAAAACAGAAGTATTCATATCAGTGTACGCACACATTGACAAATCCTATCAAAGGATAATATAGTTTCTTCAAAGTACTAGATGCaattatgtgtgtggtatgtgactAGATGACAAAGCATATCCCAACATATAGCACACTACTTATAAAGCAATAGACAATCCACTAACTGTCTAATTCATCTGAATCCTAAAGAAAGATAACTGATTAATTTATCGGACAACAGGTGCATCAAATAAAAACCAACAGTCAGTACGTAAAGACAGGGGAAAACCTACTCTGAATGAAATAGAGAACTATTCTCCACAAAAAACTGGGTGGGAAGATTTACAGCCAAGTACTTAGGCTAAAAAGACAAAGCCTTCAATAAAGaattgtcttagttaggctttctactgctatgataaaCTCTATAACCAAAATCACTTCAATTTACAATTCTTAGGTCACACTACATTGCtgagaagtcagggtaggaactatATTTACTGAATTGctccctctggcttgctcagccttttttaaaaaaagatttacttattatgtatacagtgttctgcctgtatacAGAAGgaagcaccagatctcattaaaggtggttgtgagccaccatgtggttgccaggaattaactcaggacctctagaagagcagtctgtgctcttaacctctgagccatctctccagcccctcggtCTGCTTTGTTATATACCCTATGACCACCTGGCCTAggtgtggcaccacccacaatgggctgggccctgctATATGAACAATTAATTAAGAATAGGTCCCACATGATAGCATAAGGTCATTCTTAATGAAagcattttctcttctcagataactACATTTTGTATCAAactgacaaagaaagaaaaaaaaaccctgccagCACAAGAGTTTAAGAGAGGTCTAGTATGTGCTCACCTCACTGGAATCTGGCCATACCCAACATGAAGTTAGTATCAGAATATTGAACACAGCATTAAAGAATTTTTTGTACTTGAACAATAAATTAATTTCCAGAGGGATCTTTATACTTTTCTATTTGTAAGTTGTGAACAACTTACCTTCTCTGAGATAAAGCTACCAGAAACGaacaaaaagaaagccacagTTTTAACATAGGTAggatttacttatatttctagcGTTCTTTCTCACTGATTGCCTTGGACTTTAGGGTCTCATTTCTTGTCACTGTTAAATCCTCAGCAACACAATAAAAAGTCTTTATGAATTATGTCAAGTAAAAACCACAGCTATGATAAAGAGGAACAAAAATAGTATTCTTCAACTTCCTCCTGCAGTAAGCCCGGATAGTTTTAAGAACCATGTTTTAACGTTGGTTCTGCTGCAGCCCCACACTCATATcctgcacctgtgtgtgtgttaaggtgATTCCGAAGTAGGGTTACTGTTCTGAAGGCTCTGCCACAGAGATGGCACTTGTGTGGTCTCTCATCAGTGTGGCTTTTCATGTGACGATCCAAATTTGAACGCCGTGGACATGTGTAACTGCAAAGCTCACACTGGAATGTCTTCTTCACACCTGtatgcaaaacaaaacatctaCTTGTCACAGTGCTTCAGTGTTTCAATTAACTGTAAACTACAATTATAACCTATTAACCTTTTACAATCAAAGTCAATCTAAGTAATTATTTCACAGCATCAATAGGCTCACTTCTCTTTATGActtaaaaatccaaaacaaaaccaatactcaatatgtaaaaacacaaataaaacccttcttttgagctgggtggtggcggcgtatgcctttaatcccagcatctgggaggcagaggcagagctctcggagtttgaggccagtccagtCTATGAagcaagctctaggacagccagagatgttacagagaaaccctatctaaaaaccaaacaaacaaataaaaattaaaaacaaaacacccttcTTTTGTACTGATTAAATGCCCAGGGAACTCACTAgatgtcctttaaaaaataaatgggggggggcatttaaatttaataaaataacttgCACACAAGCTGCTGTAGCTTTTATCCCCAAATGGTTTTACTAGACTATTACAGAAAAActcattttacctttttttttgatttttgttggctTTGGAGGCTTCATATTACCAACCACTTTCTCTGCATTAACTTCAGACAGCAAACCTTCCTGCTGTTCTTCCTCAAAATCATAGACAGACACATCCACATCTTTGCCCTCCTCCGTGTAACGCAGTTTgctctttttggttttctttgtttttttggctgGTGGCTGATAGTCTGGGTCTTTTTGCCAGCTAGGGTCTTCCTGAGGAGGAAGCTCCCCCTGCTCTAGCGTCTCTACTTCTCCATTGGCCCCCACTTTCACCACCTGAAACCCTTCAGGCAAAGGTAAGGTGTGACATATCATCGGTTCACTTTCTGCAAGGCCCTCTTTAGATACTTCATTCTCATAAGCCCCCTGAAGTTCTTCTACTGAAGTGGTAGCAACAGGTACAGTCACAGGAACAGGTACTTGAACAAGCTGAAGTTCTCCTAAGTTAATCGGTTGTTCCTCCATATTTACAACCTGCAAGGTTATGATCTGGGTATCGTCCACTGCAGCCTCTGCTTCGGGAGCCACTGTACCCTCCATTACTTCAGTCTTCATCTGAAGAAGGGTAGGATCCAGCTGTTCCATCATTACCATCTGTACACCACTGTTGACATCCTGGACCACCTCACCCCCATCTGTCTGGTTCTGGGGCAGGTGGCAAGCATCTTCTTCCTGGCCCCCTTCCCGACGTCTCTGGtaagtctttctttcctttcctttaatgAAAGTTTCAGACTCCTCCACAATGGCTTCAACCGCCTcaccttccatttccccttcctttatTAAGGGAGAACACAAATTGTTATTTAAGATAAGGTTtgccaaataaaaatacatacattttaaactaaaatcCCCTTGGTGAATGAATTAGGCATCCATCAATGGTTGTTCAACAATCTACCTCTttcggctgggcggtggtggtccacacctttaatcccagcacttgggaggcagaggcaggcggatctctttgagtttgaggccagcctggtctacaagagctagttccatgacaggctccaaagctacagagaaaccctgtctttaaaaacaaaacaaaacaacaaaaaaacaatctACCTCtttgatggaagaaaaaaaaaaatctac
Above is a window of Microtus pennsylvanicus isolate mMicPen1 chromosome 6, mMicPen1.hap1, whole genome shotgun sequence DNA encoding:
- the Ctcf gene encoding transcriptional repressor CTCF isoform X2 produces the protein MEGEAVEAIVEESETFIKGKERKTYQRRREGGQEEDACHLPQNQTDGGEVVQDVNSGVQMVMMEQLDPTLLQMKTEVMEGTVAPEAEAAVDDTQIITLQVVNMEEQPINLGELQLVQVPVPVTVPVATTSVEELQGAYENEVSKEGLAESEPMICHTLPLPEGFQVVKVGANGEVETLEQGELPPQEDPSWQKDPDYQPPAKKTKKTKKSKLRYTEEGKDVDVSVYDFEEEQQEGLLSEVNAEKVVGNMKPPKPTKIKKKGVKKTFQCELCSYTCPRRSNLDRHMKSHTDERPHKCHLCGRAFRTVTLLRNHLNTHTGTRPHKCPDCDMAFVTSGELVRHRRYKHTHEKPFKCSMCDYASVEVSKLKRHIRSHTGERPFQCSLCSYASRDTYKLKRHMRTHSGEKPYECYICHARFTQSGTMKMHILQKHTENVAKFHCPHCDTVIARKSDLGVHLRKQHSYIEQGKKCRYCDAVFHERYALIQHQKSHKNEKRFKCDQCDYACRQERHMIMHKRTHTGEKPYACSHCDKTFRQKQLLDMHFKRYHDPNFVPAAFVCSKCGKTFTRRNTMARHADNCAGPDGVEGENGGETKKSKRGRKRKMRSKKEDSSDSENAEPDLDDNEEEEEPAVEIEPEPEPQPQPQPVAPAPPPAKKRRGRPPGRTNQPKQNQPTAIIQVEDQNTGAIENIIVEVKKEPDAEPAEGEEEEAQAATTDAPNGDLTPEMILSMMDR
- the Ctcf gene encoding transcriptional repressor CTCF isoform X1; its protein translation is MEGEAVEAIVEESETFIKGKERKTYQRRREGGQEEDACHLPQNQTDGGEVVQDVNSGVQMVMMEQLDPTLLQMKTEVMEGTVAPEAEAAVDDTQIITLQVVNMEEQPINLGELQLVQVPVPVTVPVATTSVEELQGAYENEVSKEGLAESEPMICHTLPLPEGFQVVKVGANGEVETLEQGELPPQEDPSWQKDPDYQPPAKKTKKTKKSKLRYTEEGKDVDVSVYDFEEEQQEGLLSEVNAEKVVGNMKPPKPTKIKKKGVKKTFQCELCSYTCPRRSNLDRHMKSHTDERPHKCHLCGRAFRTVTLLRNHLNTHTGTRPHKCPDCDMAFVTSGELVRHRRYKHTHEKPFKCSMCDYASVEVSKLKRHIRSHTGERPFQCSLCSYASRDTYKLKRHMRTHSGEKPYECYICHARFTQSGTMKMHILQKHTENVAKFHCPHCDTVIARKSDLGVHLRKQHSYIEQGKKCRYCDAVFHERYALIQHQKSHKNEKRFKCDQCDYACRQERHMIMHKRTHTGEKPYACSHCDKTFRQKQLLDMHFKRYHDPNFVPAAFVCSKCGKTFTRRNTMARHADNCAGPDGVEGENGGETKKSKRGRKRKMRSKKEDSSDSEENAEPDLDDNEEEEEPAVEIEPEPEPQPQPQPVAPAPPPAKKRRGRPPGRTNQPKQNQPTAIIQVEDQNTGAIENIIVEVKKEPDAEPAEGEEEEAQAATTDAPNGDLTPEMILSMMDR
- the Ctcf gene encoding transcriptional repressor CTCF isoform X4, which codes for MEGEAVEAIVEESETFIKGKERKTYQRRREGGQEEDACHLPQNQTDGGEVVQDVNSGVQMVMMEQLDPTLLQMKTEVMEGTVAPEAEAAVDDTQIITLQVVNMEEQPINLGELQLVQVPVPVTVPVATTSVEELQGAYENEVSKEGLAESEPMICHTLPLPEGFQVVKVGANGEVETLEQGELPPQEDPSWQKDPDYQPPAKKTKKTKKSKLRYTEEGKDVDVSVYDFEEEQQEGLLSEVNAEKVVGNMKPPKPTKIKKKGVKKTFQCELCSYTCPRRSNLDRHMKSHTDERPHKCHLCGRAFRTVTLLRNHLNTHTGTRPHKCPDCDMAFVTSGELVRHRRYKHTHEKPFKCSMCDYASVEVSKLKRHIRSHTGERPFQCSLCSYASRDTYKLKRHMRTHSGEKPYECYICHARFTQSGTMKMHILQKHTENVAKFHCPHCDTVIARKSDLGVHLRKQHSYIEQGKKCRYCDAVFHERYALIQHQKSHKNEKRFKCDQCDYACRQERHMIMHKRTHTGEKPYACSHCDKTFRQKQLLDMHFKRYHDPNFVPAAFVCSKCGKTFTRRNTMARHADNCAGPDGVEGENGGETKKSKRGRKRKMRSKKEDSSDSENAEPDLDDNEEEEEPAVEIEPEPEPQPQPQPVAPAPPPAKKRRGRPPGRTNQPKQNQPIIQVEDQNTGAIENIIVEVKKEPDAEPAEGEEEEAQAATTDAPNGDLTPEMILSMMDR
- the Ctcf gene encoding transcriptional repressor CTCF isoform X3 encodes the protein MEGEAVEAIVEESETFIKGKERKTYQRRREGGQEEDACHLPQNQTDGGEVVQDVNSGVQMVMMEQLDPTLLQMKTEVMEGTVAPEAEAAVDDTQIITLQVVNMEEQPINLGELQLVQVPVPVTVPVATTSVEELQGAYENEVSKEGLAESEPMICHTLPLPEGFQVVKVGANGEVETLEQGELPPQEDPSWQKDPDYQPPAKKTKKTKKSKLRYTEEGKDVDVSVYDFEEEQQEGLLSEVNAEKVVGNMKPPKPTKIKKKGVKKTFQCELCSYTCPRRSNLDRHMKSHTDERPHKCHLCGRAFRTVTLLRNHLNTHTGTRPHKCPDCDMAFVTSGELVRHRRYKHTHEKPFKCSMCDYASVEVSKLKRHIRSHTGERPFQCSLCSYASRDTYKLKRHMRTHSGEKPYECYICHARFTQSGTMKMHILQKHTENVAKFHCPHCDTVIARKSDLGVHLRKQHSYIEQGKKCRYCDAVFHERYALIQHQKSHKNEKRFKCDQCDYACRQERHMIMHKRTHTGEKPYACSHCDKTFRQKQLLDMHFKRYHDPNFVPAAFVCSKCGKTFTRRNTMARHADNCAGPDGVEGENGGETKKSKRGRKRKMRSKKEDSSDSEENAEPDLDDNEEEEEPAVEIEPEPEPQPQPQPVAPAPPPAKKRRGRPPGRTNQPKQNQPIIQVEDQNTGAIENIIVEVKKEPDAEPAEGEEEEAQAATTDAPNGDLTPEMILSMMDR